TGACATAGAACTGAAATTTTAAGTTCTAAGATGAATTTTCCATTAGGAATTTCATCTATCTTGTGTTCTGAAATATCAGAAAAGTTAAATGAGTGTTAAATGTGTAAATGTTGAAGTTGAGTTACTCCTTTCAGGACCTTCCTTACATTGTTGTCATAACATTAGAGTTTAACCACAAAGGATGGCTTCCATACATACAGGCATCACAACATCAAGCCAATAAGTCTTTAAAGAGCCATTCAACCAGTGACAGTGATCACTAATATGGTAACAGTATCAGAAAGATACTTCGTAAAAACAATTTTAATGTAAACACCAACATTTTCATCTATTAAGCAATATGATGTTATGAAACATGTTGCTAATTTAATCAAGGCATTACCACTCAAGGTACATGAATGCTAATGCACACAAATATTATCATAGTTTTTTGGATATTATCCATCCATGGAAGTCCTGGTTTGGTGTGGGAGTGAGTTCTTTATATAGTCTATATACTGTATACACGAAATGTAGAATGCAAGAACTTGTATCTTGATTTACAAAAAAATATTGAAGATATATGTCTTGGTTGTTTCTTTTTTGTCGAGTAGCCACATATTGTTTGGAGTATATACTGATTCTATCGAAGTAACTGTAAATAGCAATTTTTTAACTGTTATATATGATTTAGCTGTAAAAATCAAACTGTACAAATGTAAATATTATAAGAGTTGAGTAATCTCAAAGTCGGAATCAATATTGTAATATTAGTCTATTTGGTTTCCCATACCTTCCAAAAATGGATTCCAAGTTAATTTTATCCTCTTATTCTTGAATGAGCTGGCAGCTGCTGTTTCTGTCCATGTCGAGTGACTTTGTCTTCCTGTAGAGTCTATGTTTCAATCTTAATTTTTCCCCAGTTCTTGCAACTTGTATCGATTCAATGTCCCTGTACAAAAAGCTTAAGACTTCTAGAAGTTCATGTCCCAATTTGAACCTCTTTTAGCATGAAGAAAATCTCAAGGCACCTACCTTGCCAGTAGATCAGTGGAAAAACCTCACTGTATAAAGGATCTAATAAGCCAACAGTAATATTATAAAAAGCTTGTTTTCCTCTGCTGCATTCATATGTGAGGACTTGTGTTTTCACATGATTTATGTGATGCATGCCTAGATAAGAGCCAGAGAAACATGTTCATTGAGATTTAGTCAATGACGGAAGCTGAAATTTGTCTAAAGATCAGATTCCAGTTTTCAGAAAAGCTAGATGAAGAGAAATTTGTAATTGAATGCAATATCTAACTGTTATATCTACGAGTGAGATACATCCTGACTGGAGATGAGGTCTTGTATCTCAGAAAAGCTAGATGAAAAGAAATTATTCTCTGATATTTCTCGCTTGTGATTGTAACTTTGTGGACGAATGTAATATCCAACTTTTATATTTACCGGTCGTATGTATGCTGACTTGTCATTATTGTATGCCGTAATTCCAGGTGCTGATTACCGTTCAAATAGTCTACATTCCCAATGGTTCAATGACAATTTGTCAGCTCCACACAGCCTAATCAGACTAAAACATTCTTCGGTTGTACGAGCAGCCAGCAGCAGTGTTCATACACTAAGCATAGAATAAGCAGCTCTCTTTCTACTTACAATTAACATCCAGTCTGGTAGTTTTGTTAACGTAGTTATGAAATTTGCAATCCATCTGTAAAATGAACTCATTTTGCTCGAGCATTTACGATTGTGATGTGTTATTGTAATTTTCTTCGAAAACATAGTTGAAGTGGTTCTCTTTCAGCGAATGGCTGTATCTACTTGATTTATATATCGTTCTCAGTACAGTAGTGGGTGTTTAATGATTATTATCGTGAAAGCAATTTGTGGTCTAACCGAACACACTACTAACTTGGCCTACTCTCGAATTGGCTAAATGACAATAGATTGGGTTAGATATTGTTGGATTTGGTGAGACTGTATAAAGCcaaaataaatatcaattttttagCTATACAAATGTAAGctattttttctttattatatGTTAATTTATATTGCACAATTATGATGGTTTTTATCAGGTTAGGTTTAGTTGCCTTTTGCTTATATTTAAATTGAACAATGCTGGATTACAAATTATTGCGATTCCTAATCCCACTTCTTTCTAAGCTAAAAATCCAGAaaagaagaatatatatacatatcatagTTAATATATGTTGTTTATTAGTTGTTGGTGATGAAAAGCTAATTAACAGTAACACCCCATCAAATTGATTGACTTCTTTGGGGCTTCATTTCTTTTAATGATATATAATATCTAAGATAGCTGTGATCAATAGTTGTCAATCAAAATTTATTGAATAAATGTTAAGGACAGCTACATATTTGCAAAATCTATTATCATGGCTCCACCTATGTGTCTTCTCCTCACTTTCTAATCGTCGTTCTTGTTCTCTTGTTGTCATGTATTTGAAGAGGGCGAAGGAGGATTACCTACATGTTCCTCCACGTATACGCCTTTGCACCCGGTCACCTTCACATATAGACCCCCTATTACTTTTATCTTTGTCTCATAACGTCATCTTAATCTTCTTGTATCATTGCCCTAAACTCTCCTCTCGTAATGAAGACGATGAAAATAACACGAGGAGAGAATGGAAGTTATCGATGATCGAAGGATTATAAAAAACGATATAGGGCTTATACACGGAGGCACAGGTTGTCGGGGACAAAAGTGCATGGGCaaaatcatcttttataaaaGATGAGATACGTtctaaaaaaattcttaaaattaagatttttttttcaaaaaaattacccatatatatatattatatgtaatcAATAATTGCCAAAGTGGTTGTGACTACAATGCGACTCTCTAATGCACATAGGAACATTCACCTTTTCCTTTTGTGAATAATTGTACTCATTGATGCAATTGACTTTTGCCATttattttactatatatatatatttatttacgtTAACTCACTTGATATCATGATGGAGCGGAGATTGAACGCCCTTCTATTCTTGTTGATATGACTTTCCAAAGTTAGCATTTGCTTTTCATGTTGTCCTTTTTAACTCTTTAATTCTTTGTCTCGTACCAAACATTTTGTTTGATGCCTCCTCTCTTTCtctatattctctctctctcaacatcAACTCAATTGTCTTATCGATCGATGCATGGATATGTTACTATCAAGGAAACAACATGACACATGAAGAAGTCACGTCTTCCATGCCACGCCAAAGCCTTTGGCTTCACCCCAACTTCAATTCCTAAGCCTCCATTGGCTCACGTAGGCCTACCTcactttggagcatatcaaacacCATGCGATGCTCTTTTTTTTCTAAGGCTAATTTGCATCATCCAATAATTGTCACAATCTGATTTGATAGGATCATTGATCCGTTAAACTGACGGGTctaatttattgataaaaaaaatatttaaaattaaattcataaaaatagGTTCGTCTAACACTTTTATATCATATCGCTCAGCTCGTAATATATTGTGGTGTTAAAGCTCGTTCTTCCTTTTTATTAATCATAATTTCTTGATTTATTCTAAGCATTTCAGTGAAATTATTACGTCGATAAGTAACTAATTGTTTGAAAAATCTTCATCATGGAAACTTAGCTCACAAAGTATTTCTAAGTAAATGTTGAGTACAGTACAACTGATTAGTTGtcataatcaatcaatcaatcttaGCATGATCGATTCAATTCCTCACAAATTTCATTAATCTTGTCATCTCATCCATCCCATGTGACATTACAATAATTATATCATCCTCGAGAGaaactccaaatctatgatgcaaTCTTGCATCCGACCAACAAACCAACAGCACAGCATGTCTTTTCATTTGGTTTTCATTGTCTTGTCCAACTATATGTTTTGGCCAGTCTCTCTGTTCTTGTGATCATGGAGACATGCACGGCTCTCCGAAGGTGGTGGTTGCCATGTCGCACAGCAAACCCCAATCATGACCAGTTTCATACCCCATCATCATATGTGTTGTTCGAACAGCTAACTCACCGACACAGCTTCGATGTCAGTGGTGGCGAGGAGAACACAAGCATCTTTCATCCTCTAGTTCACGATCCAAGGTTTGTTCTGGTGTCAGAGAAAGCTACAGGAGTTCATCACTCGTCACTGCAACTGTGAGCAGAAGTAAAACCTGGGCAAGCATGCCTTTCGCAGCTTGATTTATGTGTCGGTGTAGGATAGTTTGATCATACGTGAAGAAAGTATTCCGAATCATAGAATCTTCCATCCTGTAGTTCACAACTTAGGGTTTGTTCTGGTCTCAGAGAAAACCACAGGAGTTAATTAGCAGAAGTAAAACTAGCTAATTAAGCATGTCTTTTCACAGCTTGATGCATGTGTCAGTATAGGATAGCCTAACCACAGGTGGATTAGTAGACAATAGATGTCATTGGTTTAAGCTAACTTTAATTAGTTGACCTTAAACTCTTAAGTCAAACAGAGGTCTCTCATAAACTATCTGAAGGTCACCACCAACCACAAGAAGAATGGTTGAGTAGAACCTGAAAGTGGCAGTCTGACAAGTTGTGATGGAAACTGAGTGCCATTAGGCCTGTCAGAGATGAATCATACTCCTCTTGAGAGCTCATATTTCCAAGTGTTTCATCAGCTTCAAATAGAAGAGGAAGACAGATGAAAGTGCTGTGGTTTCAAGTACAAGACATTCTGCTTAGTGTTGAGATCCACAACAGCTGATGCTTGAGAGATGGAAGAAGCATGTGATGATACACAATAGATGTCATTAAGAAGTATTGCTGATGATTGATGATGCATGAGATGGTCCAGCAGTCATTTCAGCTTCTTTTCTACTCTTGGTTGGAGGACTAATAATACTACAGGCCAACAGCATGTGCCATTAGATCATAACCCAAAACTTGAGACTTCTCTTTGTGATCATCCTCAATCAATACCATCTCCTCCCTTTCATCCCAAGGAAACTTGAGAAGGTTCACTGCTCTCCAATACCTCTCTCCTCTAACCACAAGTATGAACATTTATTTAGGTGACACCCCACTTGacacttcctctctctctctctctctctctctgtgatcaCCCCTCAATCAATAACATTTGGTTGTCTCTTTCATCTCAAGGAAACTTGAGGAGGTTTAATGCTCTTCAATTCCTCCAAGAACAAGTATGAATATTCTCATACTAATACTCCACTCCACAGCTTTGTTCCTTGCTTTGTTACTGCATCATTAGCTGAACATGGTCACAGACAGATGCATGTGTTGTGGAGGTGCTCTCTCCAATAAAATAAAGAGGGTTGGAGATGAAAGGATGAAGGAAGATCTAACCACAAGGGTACTATGGTTTGGTGATGGGGACTCTACAACAACAAGAGGGGCCCTTTTGTAACCtaatcttttcttcttcctttcctaatGATCTCCACATGCAAACATGTTTAGCCCTTTGCAAGTCCACCACATCATGCAGATCTTGTGAGCTCATGTTCATGTATGTCTCAGCACAGTGAAAGTTCCTAAAGGTGAATCATATATGTAAGTTGATAATACTCAACAAAAATTTTGCCATTGTTTCTTATTTGTTCAACTTAACCATGATAACATAAATGTAATCACTGCAAATTATCAAGCCATGCATTGACCAGGGATGACTACTGTGTCCTGTTCTATGATTAAAGTCAACCCACCTTGTCAGAATCCATGATCACATCACCAAATCTGGGTAGAAGTCCTCACTGTCAAAAGAAAAATATTCATAGAGCAATAATTAAAAACAAATCATgagtttattatttaaattacACTCTTTACCTACTAGAAAATCAATTTCTTCACTCATAAATATCCCTAAATTAACTCAAGTCAAAGTCCAAACACAAATCTATCTTATTGTACACCCTAGTGATAGATCCCAAAGAATTTCTCATTTTTCCTCTCACATTCTTTATCATTATCACATAAAAAATTAGAAACACTAAGAGTATTATGTCACATCATCCCAACAAATATTTAGATATATAcatgaaatatttaaaattaattaaatcataaataggttttatatttaatttttttataatattaacatcaaaatttaaaaataattatccatCCCAATAAAATTTATGTATAGTGACACTAAGGCAAGATAAAAAGCCCACAACACATTATCTATCATTCCCTTAATTACTTGGGAAACATAAACCAAAAGGTTTAAGAATGCAGCACAACTGTATAAGTTATTATAGAGGAAAGGGGAACTATTTTTTAGTGGTAGTAAGAAGGAAAAAAATGTTTTTTTCTTTGGGGAGTGCAGCACAACTGTACACAGTTATGAGAGAAGGGAAATTATTTTTTAGTAGCAGTGGTAGTAGAAGAAGGAAAacgttttctttttgaaaaatgttttttcttttgagagagaggtgagaggaattgggGGGAGAGAAGGTTTATTAGTCTTATATTTCACACACAATCCCTTCGTCAAGAAATCTTCATTTCctcttccctccctccctcttcccCAAGATTGCACCTTTGGCCTTTCGTCGCAGGTTTATAGCGCGGTAGCGGTCGTGGGAGGTGCcacgggcggcggcggcggcggtcggTTGTGGCCTGCGGTGGAGTGGTCTCTCGCTAGCGTGCCGATTGGTCGCGGGAGATTCGTCGAAGAAGGAAATGTTGGGGAGTCGGCATTTTGAGGTCCGCCGCGGGCTGGAGCGGCCCGATCTATGATGTGCGTGGTTGATTCCGCCTCGCAGTTCGTGGATTGTTTGGTCGTCCGCgcagggagaagaagaaggggttgCGGTTTGGTTCTCCGACGCCAGCTTCATGGCGACCACCAAGCGCGCCTACAAGTTACGTATCCTTTTGTTGCCCACCTTCTGttgaattcaaattttttttttttcccttaggGTATTTTTCGTGGTAATTAGGGGAAGTCCATCTTTGgaatcaaaatcgttttttttctattttctttgatTTTTCGAACATTATTTTGGCAAGCCTGTTCAGTCCATTCTTGGTCATTCGATCCGGTTAACTTGCTACACTCATGTTCGTAAGATCTTATTCTGTTTGAAGTTTTGGATCTCTGTGATTTATAGAAGTGATATTTGCAAGTCTTGACAAGAGTAAATCTAGAGGAATTTGTGGCACATTCTTCCAATGTCAACTGCCTAAAGATTGGAAGGAAGACTTCGAGGGTTCTTGTTACTGGAGGAGATGATAACAAGGTCAATATTTGGGCTATTGGAAAACCCAATGCCATAATGGTAGGTGCCCCTCTAGCTCGTCCCACCGGCCCAAACTTGTCTTACCTATCTGTATGTTAAAGTGTTCTACTTCTGATGTCCACTTGTTGTGTACCTTTTTGATCATTTGCAGAGCTTATCTGGTCATATGAGTGCGGTTGAGTCAGTAAGTTTTGATTCTTCAGAGGTGTTGGTGGCTGCTGGTGCAGCTAGCGGCTCAATAAAGTTGTGGGATTTGGAAGAGGCAAAGAGTAGGACACCTTATTTTATTTTAGCAGTATTTAGATAGATGATTTCAGAAAGATAAGCAAGATGTTTTATACGATTGGTTCTTCTTGTATTTGATTTGTGCAGTCGTTCGCACGCTAACTGGCCACAGGTCTAACTGTATAGCTGTTGACTTTCATCCATTTGGAGAGTTCTTTGCTTCTGGGTCACTGGATACAAATCTAAAAATATGGGATATCAGAAGAAAAGGATGCATCCATACATACAAAGGTCACACACGAGGGGTTAATGCCATTAAATTCACCCCTGATGGGCGGTGGGTTGTTTCTGGCGGGGAAGACAATATTGTGAAGGTTTTGCCTCAACCTTATGGTTCACATCTTTGATTGCGCTAATGAAATTCATAAGTAATACTTTCTTTCCACTTATTTGATTGAAATTTTTGATTAAGTGGTCACGTTTGGTGAGCATTTGAACTTATCATGCTGGAGAAGTACCTTAACCTGTTGCTTTATTATGATAATTCTTTCTTTATTATCATAATTGATTTGACTTGTTTACATATACATAGGCGGAATAAATTAAAAATCATAAGTACCTTAACCCCCCTTTATCTCTTATCAACAGCTTTGGGATCTTACTGCTGGAAAGCTTTTACATGATTTCAAGCTCCATGAGGGCCAGATTCAGTGCATTGATTTTCATCCTAATGAGTTTCTGCTGGCAACAGGTTAGCCTGAGTGTCAAACTGTGGATTATATTATGAAGAGACTGTGGACTTTCAAACATCTATTGCTTGCAAAATTGTATATAGATGAGTGTGGACTTTCAAACATCTGATATCTCATGCTAATGTCATCTTCTGCCTATATCTGATGATCAGGGAGCTTGAAttaacatatatgtatgtattagaTTGTTTTGGTTGAAATGGATCTTCAAACATGTGGTGTGAGCTTTTAGTGGTTTGGCTTATTTGAATCTGTGGCCTTTCTCAAATCCATTAGTTACTGTTGTTTGGTTGGTAGGATGGCTCATTCTTGTTGTGAACTCTGTTTTTGGAGCGTTTAGTTATTCATTGTATTGGAAGAAAACTGTTTGTGTTGCATCAGATAAGCGGCCTTTGGTGCTCACTCCTATGGTACCTCTGCTTTGTGCTTTGTTCTGATGTTCCAAATCTCaattatgaataccttatttttccTCTTCATATTAGGTAGCGTTGTTTATTCTATTTGCTATTGCAAATACTGTAAATGGTTCTGAATTCAACATAGAGAAAGCAATTGTTGTATTTTGATGACGCATCTCCCACCAATTGAGATCACTAGATGTCACCTTTCtttcaatgaaaatattaaggacATTGACCAAAACTTAAGGACAATTGATGTCAATTAATACAGTTTTAATGAAAAGTATGAATGTTAATACTACATGGTTAGACTGACTCTACAGTTTTTTATGGGCTACTAGGTAATTAGGTCATGAATCTTCCATCTATTGCAACTTTGTTGAATCATCTTATATATTAGTTGGATATACTGCATTGCATAGGCATTTTCTTGTTTTGTCAGCTAAGTGCTGCTAATAATGGTTTTAAGATTAAATTTTTAGATACATACATTTTATGTAGTTTACGAAGATTCTTTTGTACATTTGCTAATTTTTTGTTGCATATTCTTGCATTTGTATAGTCTTCTTTAATCTGCGGGCATATCTTTTGCTTGTGGATGAAGAATTGCATGATATACAACTTGAGCAAGATCTGTGTTGTAAATGTAGTTAGTTATTGTCTATGTTTTCAATTGTCACAAACTGAAttttaaacaaatattttacAGGCTCAGCTGATAGAACTGTTAAGTTCTGGGATCTTGAAACTTTTGAGTTAATAGGGTCTGCTGGACCTGAGGTATTAAAAATTTACTgatattttcttttggtttttcacCGAAACTGTTTGGTCAAAGTCCTGTATAATATTTCGTTGAAGCTCTGTTGACTTTTTTCTAATTGGACCCGATTTGATATCTTATTCAATGTATATAATTTGAATATTTGTGTCGCTGACTTTTTGAATTGGTTATACCTCTTAGGCATGCCGTGATGTACAGGGAATCGTGTGGTGTCAGGTCTCTCTGCTGATACAGTAGAAAGAGTCAATCCAGTACAACTTAAGCTCAGTCCATTCAGGGCTTGGTTTTAGTTTGTTCATTTGAAAAATAAGATGAGGCCTAGCTTGATTTCTCATACATTAGACTAGCTAGGACATGGGTTTGACATGCCTTGCTGACTAATGTGTGAGTCTGACTCTGAAAAGGCTGGTGCTTTCTGAATTGGACCTTGAACACACTAAAAAATTTGGGCCTAGGGTGTATAGTTTTCTGCTTGTCCACCTAAGAACTTCCATCAAGGCATGTAACTGCAAGTTTCCTTGTCATACTTGCTTTTCTTCTTGGAATCGTTACCAttcttttttacattttcttataTATTTGCCTTAAGGGTGAGCCTTGACATTGTGGTAAGATTTCTTTGGCCCATGTGATCAAAGTTCGTTCAATTCTGCTTGCAGAGGTAAGGCTGCATATTTTGACCTGTCCAAACCTCCCCGACCCTGCATTTACAGGAGTCCCTTGCTAGTTATGAATTATAGTAGACATCCTATCAGTTGTTCCCGCTTTCTGTGCTAGTGCTGTCCTCTTTGCACTAGCCTTTTGTCGTTCAACAAACTAATAAATTATGAAGCATTTGAAAACCACttggttatcttttttttttttgaataattgatTTCATAGACTTCAGTATGGTTGTGCCATGTCCTATgcagttttatttttttctaagtgTAGTTAACTGTGCTGCTCACTTAATAAGATTGTCTCCAGACTTCTGGTGTGCGTTCTATGACATTTAATCCTGATGGGAGAACTTTGCTTTGTGGATTGCATGAAAGTCTGAAGGTAAACTcagttgtttcttttttttatgataaatctttttGCACATGTAATTGGTGAGCTTTTACAGATCCTAACCTTAGTTATATCCAGATTTTTTCTTGGGAACCAATAAGATGCCATGATGCAGTGGATGTGGGATGGTCTAGACTATCAGATATGAATATTCATGAGGGAAAACTTCTTGGATGTTCATACAATCAAAGCTGTGTTGGAGTATGGGTTGTAGACCTCTCTGTGAGTTCTAACTCTTCATTCTTAATTTTCTTGTGTTCTATTGTTTATCATTTTTGGAGAAATATTGAGCATGGTACCTGGTTGTGTATGTAAATTGACAAAAGTAACACAATGTTATAAATTACAGCGTATTGAGCCATATGCAATTGCTAGTGCTGTTATAACAAATGGTCACTCAGAATTAAAGTCTACATCAAGTGGTAATCTGTCTCTGCAAGCTGATAACAACATAAAGTCTAGTATGGGGAGGCTATCGATATCGCAAAGTTCAGAACCAAATTCTAAGGAGACAAAACAAGTAGCATGTGGGTTTCTGgtctttttttatatatcttttgtTTAATTGTAAAGCTGCCATACTGAATATGTTCAAAGCACTAGAATATATATGGAAGAATTCACAATTTTTATGCTTTGAAACTGAAGCAGCTGCAGTCGTTCCTGGTACTCAAAGAATTGCAACAAGTGCTGGCCAAAAAGCAACTACAATAACAACAGCACCTGTTGTTACTTCTGTAAAAAGAAGTTCATCAAAAGCTCAGGCTACGACCAATCTTCCTACCATCAACAAATCTGAAATATTTCCTGTCGTTGTCCCAAGAACTAGCCCCAGATTTGAGCTGTCCTCTGATTCTACCAAGAGCACTGGGGTTGGAAGAACAGTACCATATGATATCCAATCAAAATTTGCTAATTTTCAGAAGGTATCAAACATCAGAGATGATTCAGACAAAGCAGATATGTCCGTTCAGTCTGTGGGTACTGAACATAATGAACTTTTGGAACAAACTGCTATTTCTTCTTGCAATGCTGTAACTCAACCAGTGATTGCTGGAGAAAATAACTTGAATGATATTAGACGTGTTAGAACAAGGAGGTTAGGAGCAAACCTATTCAGAGAATCAAGTGCAAATTATGATCAGGAAAACTGTAAGTCTGAATCCTATTGTTATATGTTGTGAGAGCCCTTAATCCTTGATCTATCTTTTATGTGTTACAGCTAGATATTTTGTATTATCATATTCTCTGTAGCATTTTCGTTTTTGCTTGTTACATCAAATTTTGTTGTTTAGTGGTGTATGTTGTTAATTCTCATGTATTCTCAAGCAACACACAGAAGTTATGTACCTTTTTTGCCTGGAATTAATCCTACTCGTAACTTTGTGTGTGATAAGTATGACAAGTGACACTTTAAACTTTTATCATTTTTAGTAACAGCAAATGTTCATTTTTAGTTTTCATTACAAGGTTTGCATGTTGTTGGTTGGCAAGGTATTGACAGGGTACTTGATCATTGATGCATGCTTATGTGTTATGCCAAGCACATAGCCTTGTGGCACATGTATACTATGATTGATATGAAGAGGCAACACATATgtataataaaaaatgaaatcatCATTTTGTTTTCATTATTTCATAACTTGGTACCTAGTACTAACTTCATAAAcaaatataaatgtatatttaACTGCTCACTATCAAAGTTGTACTATCAAAGAACCAACTGGGGGTCAAAGTCCTCTCAGGAAGAAAGATCCACAATCATTTTGGTATTTCATAAATGGCATTGCATGGTCAACATTATGATGTTGCATGTACCCTGTATTGGCTTAAATAGCCTTTGCTATAATACAGAGGAGATTTACCAGTTCATGTCCCTAATATATTTCTAACAGTTGATATAGGTTTTTGATTATCCAAAAACAAACAGTGATAAACTAACATTGAATTTGGACATTTTATACTAAAGATGTTAGGATTTTTTGCTTCAAAAATATTGGTTTTAAGGGATTTTGAAGAGGGATTTTTTCCCTTTCCAGTTTTGAAGGGACATTTCAATCTTTATGATCAGTGAGGAACCCTCTCCTTGTATATGCTGACATTTCAATGTAATGCAATAACCAATTTATTTATTGAACTTATGCACAGTATATTGGATGTGTGATCGGTACTTATATAGTTTTTTTGTTATATCTAGATAGCATTAGAGTCCATAAGCCAAAGGAAGCCTGCTCTTTTGATGCTCCAAAAGGAGGTATATATGACCTGCTTATTCTAAATGGTGCTTATATAATTGTGTTTCATACTTTGTATAATTTTCTGCACTTGTAGGAAGAACTAAGTCACTTGTTGCAAACTGGGAAAGGAGGGAACGTTCTCCAACCTATGATGGACCAAGACTAAGTAGTTCCTCTGAGACAATGGCCGGTGCTAACTCCTTGTATTCTTTGGTAAAATTTTTACATGTCACTTTCTTTAAGTCTAGAGCTTTGGTTGTGCATCTGAATTTGACTTCTTAAACTTTGTATCAGATTGATTCTGCAAGCTTTAAAACTTAAAAGCATTTTTATGCATGAATTCTAAAGTATTGTTGATGATTCTTATCCTTCAGCTTAGTTGCATTTGTTTTATCCTCATAAAACTTCTTAGTCATTGGGGGTTGAGAACCAACAGGCTATGCCTTTATGCATCGGTCATTTCCTTATATTTTGTTGTACATTCGACCTAGTAACTTTTCCAGCTTTTTGTCTTATCTATTATTTCAGAAtttggaaaaataaaattttgagttGTTCTCAATCCACTGTTCTAATCATCTCTTTTCTTTCAGAAAAAAATCTAATACAGTATTTATCTTCATTGAATTGAACAGAGGGGTCACAATCGAATTGCTGAAAAGGAGATTGTACCTGCTTCTGATGAAGATGCTATTTCTTTTGTATTGGAAAAACATGACCAGTTCTTAAATGTGGCACAGTCTCGATTGACCAAACTACAGGTAAAATTTTTTATGTTGTTAATTTCTTATGCATTTTTAGTGGCTGAGAATGCCAATGGCATAACAGTGAAGATAATATGCATTATGTAGTCTAGTCAactgaattataatttttttacctATTATCCCTCAGGTTAATGGAAATCTATGATTTTGCTGGCTCAGCTGCTTGATAT
This genomic stretch from Musa acuminata AAA Group cultivar baxijiao chromosome BXJ3-9, Cavendish_Baxijiao_AAA, whole genome shotgun sequence harbors:
- the LOC135585011 gene encoding katanin p80 WD40 repeat-containing subunit B1 homolog KTN80.4-like isoform X2; its protein translation is MATTKRAYKLQEFVAHSSNVNCLKIGRKTSRVLVTGGDDNKVNIWAIGKPNAIMSLSGHMSAVESVSFDSSEVLVAAGAASGSIKLWDLEEAKIVRTLTGHRSNCIAVDFHPFGEFFASGSLDTNLKIWDIRRKGCIHTYKGHTRGVNAIKFTPDGRWVVSGGEDNIVKLWDLTAGKLLHDFKLHEGQIQCIDFHPNEFLLATGSADRTVKFWDLETFELIGSAGPETSGVRSMTFNPDGRTLLCGLHESLKIFSWEPIRCHDAVDVGWSRLSDMNIHEGKLLGCSYNQSCVGVWVVDLSRIEPYAIASAVITNGHSELKSTSSGNLSLQADNNIKSSMGRLSISQSSEPNSKETKQVASAVVPGTQRIATSAGQKATTITTAPVVTSVKRSSSKAQATTNLPTINKSEIFPVVVPRTSPRFELSSDSTKSTGVGRTVPYDIQSKFANFQKVSNIRDDSDKADMSVQSVGTEHNELLEQTAISSCNAVTQPVIAGENNLNDIRRVRTRRLGANLFRESSANYDQENYSIRVHKPKEACSFDAPKGGRTKSLVANWERRERSPTYDGPRLSSSSETMAGANSLYSLRGHNRIAEKEIVPASDEDAISFVLEKHDQFLNVAQSRLTKLQIVYRLWERNDIKGVISAIEKMSDHAVSADVLSSLMDKSDIITLDICTALLPLLTSLLESKMDRHLGISLEMLLKLVRIFGPVISTTLSAGPSVGVDLQAEQRLERCNSCFIELEKVKHRISLLIRRGGSIAKSAKELNLALQNML